The Streptomyces sp. NBC_00659 genomic interval GGCGACTGTGCCGAGGACCCGGCCGAGTCCACCCCACACCATGTGCGGCGCAAGGCCGAGCTGCTGGACCGGCTCGCCGACACCGCGCGGGCTGTCGTCGGCAAACCGGTCCTGCGGATCGGCCGGATCGCCGGGCAGTTCGCGAAGCCCCGGTCCAAGCCCGTGGAAGAGGTCGACGGCGTGACCGTGCAGGTCTTTCGCGGCCATATGGTCAACGCCCCCGAACCCGGCAACCGGCGCCCCGACCCGGAGCGCATCCTCAACTGCTACCGGGCGGCCGGCGACATCGTCCGGGAACTCCGCCTGCTCAACGAGGGCCGCCCGGACGCCGAACAGGTGTGGACCAGCCACGAGGCACTACTCCTCGACTACGAGGTCCCGATGCTGCGGCCGGCGGGCCCGGACGGAATGTTTCTCGGCTCGACCCACCTCCCGTGGGCCGGGGAGCGGACCCGCCACCCGGACGGCGCGCACGTGCGGATGCTGTCCGCCGTCGTCAACCCGGTCGCCTGCAAGGTCGGTTCCGGCACCACCACCGAGGACATCCGCACGCTGGCCGACCGGCTCGACCCGGACCGGCAGCCGGGGCGGCTGGTACTGGTCGCCCGGATGGGCAACGGGTTCGTCTCCAGCCGACTGCCCCCGCTGGTGGAGGCGGTCCGCGCCGCCGGACACCCGGTGGTGTGGCTCTGCGACCCGATGCACGGAAACACCGTCACCGGCCCGGACGGACACAAGACCCGGCTGCTGGACGCGATGACAGGTGAGATCCAGGACTTCAACGAGGTGATGGCGAAGGCGGACGGCGTGAACGGCGGCCTGCACCTCGAGAGCACCCCCGACGACGTCACCGAGTGCGCCGCCGACGCGTCCGAGCTGGGCTCCGTCGGCGACCGGAACACCACCTTCTGCGACCCCCGGCTCAACCCGGGGCAGAGCGTCGAACTCGTCTCCGTGTGGGCCCGCACCCTCTGAGCCCCCACCGGCCACCAGGTCCGCCGCCTCCCGCGACGACGCGGCGCGCCCGCTTGCACCCCTCCCGCACCGAAAGGAGCCGTTCCATGGTGGGCATCCCC includes:
- a CDS encoding 3-deoxy-7-phosphoheptulonate synthase, whose protein sequence is MRTTVHDIHASPALQQPEWDDPARVRGVRDALSGEPPLVTAEGAVRLRRLLAEVAAGRAHLVQAGDCAEDPAESTPHHVRRKAELLDRLADTARAVVGKPVLRIGRIAGQFAKPRSKPVEEVDGVTVQVFRGHMVNAPEPGNRRPDPERILNCYRAAGDIVRELRLLNEGRPDAEQVWTSHEALLLDYEVPMLRPAGPDGMFLGSTHLPWAGERTRHPDGAHVRMLSAVVNPVACKVGSGTTTEDIRTLADRLDPDRQPGRLVLVARMGNGFVSSRLPPLVEAVRAAGHPVVWLCDPMHGNTVTGPDGHKTRLLDAMTGEIQDFNEVMAKADGVNGGLHLESTPDDVTECAADASELGSVGDRNTTFCDPRLNPGQSVELVSVWARTL